One region of Fusarium oxysporum f. sp. lycopersici 4287 chromosome 14, whole genome shotgun sequence genomic DNA includes:
- a CDS encoding hypothetical protein (At least one base has a quality score < 10) — protein MVAAAVSGSSVLGTTGHLGVGRVGIGRVGIGRVGIGRVGIGRVGIGRVGIGRVGIGRVGIGRVGIGRVGIGRVGIGRVGIGRVGIGRVGIGRVGIGRVGIGRVGIGRVAGASAAAVLAVHSSFTRRRLAAGLKKNMHHPAD, from the coding sequence ATGGTGGCTGCGGCGGTATCAGGTTCATCGGTCTTAGGTACAACGGGTCACTTAGGTGTCGGTCGTGTCGGTATCGGTCGTGTCGGTATCGGTCGTGTCGGTATCGGTCGTGTCGGTATCGGTCGTGTCGGTATCGGTCGTGTCGGTATCGGTCGTGTCGGTATCGGTCGTGTCGGTATCGGTCGTGTCGGTATCGGTCGTGTCGGTATCGGTCGTGTCGGTATCGGTCGTGTCGGTATCGGTCGTGTCGGTATCGGTCGTGTCGGTATCGGTCGTGTCGGTATCGGTCGTGTCGGTATCGGTCGTGTCGGTATCGGTCGTGTCGCTGGCGCCTCGGCGGCGGCCGTTTTGGCAGTCCATAGTTCATTTACACGAAGACGTTTGGCTGCTGGGTTGAAGAAAAATATGCATCATCCGGCTGATTGA
- a CDS encoding hypothetical protein (At least one base has a quality score < 10): protein MKPRFARHRQTYTETHINKPFIVLYFHLQLSTMSTTVYSQLNKEQMIHKATELLGQVKEAEASVTQETTNFIQTETSRVLLDGRGTDTSVYFDVSGSMGHYDSRPWNIQHAIVEGIVPTAAEYDSDGIDLIAIMEESPMEEGRKSKVKDLKVAMEFVNKFRQNLRGTTPTRQLFKKDVRAHVAACIKDPNNTKRLNIVIVTDGEPSDTHNDSMTKTTEWATLELSSAGGAPKNTWASRTSSSPSSSHHGLLPYVGGPQPAGERATRQSSAT, encoded by the coding sequence ATGAAGCCTCGATTTGCCAGACACAGACAGACATACACTGAAACACACATAAACAAACCCTTCATCGTACTCTACTTCCATCTTCAACTATCCACAATGTCCACCACGGTGTACAGCCAGCTCAATAAGGAGCAGATGATCCATAAGGCAACGGAGCTGCTTGGTCAAGTCAAGGAAGCCGAAGCCAGCGTCACCCAAGAGACCACGAACTTCATCCAGACTGAGACCTCCAGAGTTCTGTTGGACGGGCGAGGCACTGACACGAGCGTATATTTCGACGTGTCCGGATCCATGGGTCACTATGACTCCCGCCCGTGGAACATACAGCATGCTATTGTTGAAGGCATCGTTCCCACCGCCGCAGAGTATGACTCGGACGGAATTGATTTGATTGCCATCATGGAGGAGAGTCCCATGGAAGAGGGGCGAAAGTCAAAGGTCAAGGACCTTAAAGTCGCTATGGAATTTGTTAACAAATTCCGTCAGAACCTTCGTGGAACTACGCCAACCCGCCAGCTATTCAAGAAGGACGTGAGGGCCCATGTCGCCGCCTGCATCAAGGATCCTAACAACACCAAGCGCCTTAATATCGTCATCGTGACGGACGGCGAACCTAGCGACACACATAACGACAGCATGACCAAGACCACGGAGTGGGCCACGTTGGAGCTAAGTTCGGCCGGCGGAGCCCCAAAGAATACTTGGGCATCTCGTACGTCATCGTCACCGAGCAGCTCACACCATGGCCTGCTACCGTATGTTGGAGGACCGCAACCAGCTGGGGAGAGGGCGACAAGGCAGTCGAGTGCGACATGA
- a CDS encoding hypothetical protein (At least one base has a quality score < 10) — protein sequence MSRKAFLRCIPTALLPADAQHLDPRNREERGPVPVILPCLSPKPSAAFSCYSEKEAGQNRTMSEACAESTEVILGICMRLPTKLRGEYVYVLRSIQGRDGKSERENRFHVIQPQGVVRGGSHVGSLCVYQ from the coding sequence ATGTCGCGAAAAGCGTTTCTCCGGTGCATACCTACCGCACTGCTGCCTGCTGATGCTCAACACCTCGACCCCAGAAATAGAGAAGAGCGAGGGCCTGTACCAGTCATTTTGCCTTGTCTGAGCCCGAAGCCCTCGGCAGCCTTTAGCTGCTACTCCGAGAAGGAAGCAGGACAAAACAGGACGATGTCGGAGGCTTGCGCAGAAAGCACGGAGGTCATATTGGGCATTTGTATGCGTCTACCGACCAAATTGCGCGGAGAGTATGTGTACGTTCTCCGTTCAATACAAGGACGGGATGGAAAGAGTGAAAGAGAAAATCGCTTCCATGTCATTCAACCACAGGGCGTAGTCAGGGGGGGCAGTCACGTCGGGAGCTTGTGTGTATACCAATAA